From Candida dubliniensis CD36 chromosome 7, complete sequence, the proteins below share one genomic window:
- a CDS encoding 60S ribosomal protein L5 (In S. cerevisiae: requied for 60S ribosomal subunit assembly;~Similar to S. cerevisiae RPL5), with protein sequence MPMQKEFRTSAYHSRFQTPFRRRQEGKTDYYQRKRLVTQHKAKYNSPKYRLVVRFTNKDIIAQIVSAHITGDVVFTAAYAHELPRYGIKYGLTNWSAAYAVGLLVARRALQKLGLDETYTGVEEVEGEFELTEAVEDGPRPFKVFLDIGLQRTTTGARVFGVLKGASDGGLYVPHSPNRFPGWDIEAEELDAELLRKYIFGGHVAEYMEELLDDDEEKYKSIFKNYIEEEIESEDVEEIYANAHEAIRADPAFKPTEKKFTKEQYKAESKKYRQQKLTNAERKAKVAKKIAEFKAQQE encoded by the coding sequence ATGCCTATGCAAAAAGAATTCAGAACCTCTGCTTACCACTCCCGTTTCCAAACTCCTTTCCGTAGAAGACAAGAAGGTAAAACCGACTACTACCAAAGAAAGAGATTAGTCACTCAACACAAGGCTAAATACAACTCACCAAAATACAGATTGGTTGTTAGATTCACCAACAAGGATATCATTGCCCAAATTGTCAGTGCCCACATTACTGGTGATGTTGTTTTCACTGCTGCTTATGCCCACGAATTACCAAGATACGGTATCAAATACGGTTTGACCAATTGGTCTGCTGCTTATGCCGTTGGTTTATTAGTTGCCAGAAGAGCTTTGCAAAAATTAGGTTTGGATGAAACTTACACTGGTgttgaagaagttgaaggtgaatttgaattgacTGAAGCCGTTGAAGACGGTCCAAGACCATTCAAAGTCTTTTTGGACATTGGTTTACAAAGAACCACCACTGGTGCTAGAGTCTTTGGTGTTTTGAAAGGTGCTTCCGATGGTGGTTTGTACGTTCCACACTCACCAAACAGATTCCCAGGTTGGGATATCGAAGCTGAAGAATTGGATGCTGAATTATTGAGAAAATACATCTTTGGTGGTCATGTTGCTGAATACATGGAAGAATTattggatgatgatgaagaaaaatacaaatcCATCTTCAAAAACTacattgaagaagaaattgaaagtgAAGATGTTGAAGAAATCTACGCTAACGCTCACGAAGCCATTAGAGCTGACCCAGCTTTCAAACCAActgaaaagaaattcaCCAAAGAACAATACAAGGCTGAATCTAAGAAATACagacaacaaaaattgacTAATGCTGAAAGAAAAGCTAAAGTTGCTAAGAAGATTGCTGAATTCAAAGCTCAACAagaataa
- a CDS encoding 6-phosphofructokinase beta subunit, putative (Similar to S. cerevisiae PFK2), which yields MISIVNGTSTLSLVAGSKQTLDQAINFYTNILGLSVHSEQNDWTYLSNDDNKMIVKIKLDSKSGLSLDQVSDRRTEIISKLNVIDWRSLDTTSVLKVENLVALIETLTTFNYTLQITPNELYPNEVYCVDPLGYIIGFTACDEPLTLVPPLQKSHPKPGLVSNLMSKSGSQSRNIEETKAVRRNIAVMTSGGDSQGMNAAVRAVVRATIFHGSKAFAVQEGYAGLVKGGPEYIKEMNWQDVRGFLAEGGTNIGTARCMEFKERWGRLKGCKNLIDAGIDGLIVCGGDGSLTGADLFRHEWPSLIQELKDKGEITNEQFERHKHLYICGMVGSIDNDMAMTDATIGGYSALERICRAIDYIDATANSHSRAFVVEVMGRHCGWLALMAGIATSADYIFIPEKPASSKDWEDQMCDIVGKHRAQGKRKTIVIVAEGAITSDLKPITSDQVKDVLVDRLGLDTRITVLGHVQRGGTAVAFDRTLATLQGVEAVKAILELTPDVPSPLIAIDENKICRRPLVEAVRITKSVASAIEAKDFEKAMSLRDHEFKEHLANFMAMNTANHEKPTLPLEKRKKIAIINIGAPAGGMNSAVYAMATYCMSRGHTPYAIHNGFAGLARHESVKSIEWIDIEGWNSIGGSEIGTNRQTPEETDIGMIAHYFEKYQFDGLIIVGGFEAFVSLEQLEKSRAMYPSFRIPMVLIPATISNNVPGTEYSLGSDTCLNSLMEYCDIVKQSASATRGTAFIIDVQGGNSGYIATFASLISGAQASYVPEEGISLQQLEMDINSLREAFAVEQGMTKSGKLIIKSSNASKVLTPNTLADIFNDECHGDFDTKTAIPGHVQQGGLPSPIDRSRGDRFAIRAVQFIEDHCDVLTPYRYELDFPVDDKKILNTAAVLGIKSSRLKFTSIRHLFDFETELGRRMPKTIYWNSIRDIADQLVGRTRLDKP from the coding sequence atgatttcaattgttaATGGTACTTCCACACTTTCATTGGTTGCTGGTAGTAAGCAAACATTAGATCAagcaatcaatttttataCCAACATACTTGGGTTGTCCGTCCATTCAGAGCAAAATGACTGGACGTATTTATCAAACGACGACAATAAAATGATTGTCAAGATAAAATTAGACTCCAAATCTGGATTATCTCTCGATCAAGTCAGTGATAGAAGAACAGAGATTATTTCCAAATTAAATGTTATTGATTGGAGATCGTTAGATACCACCAGTGTCTTGaaagttgaaaatttaGTTGCTTTAATTGAAACTTTAACCACATTTAATTACACTTTACAAATCACCCCTAATGAATTGTACCCTAATGAAGTCTATTGTGTGGACCCATTGGGCTACATTATTGGGTTTACTGCTTGTGATGAACCATTAACCCTTGTTCCACCATTACAGAAATCCCACCCAAAACCAGGGTTGGTTTCCAACTTGATGTCAAAATCAGGTTCCCAATCAAGAAACATTGAAGAAACTAAAGCCGTGAGAAGAAATATCGCTGTCATGACTTCTGGTGGGGATTCTCAAGGTATGAATGCTGCCGTTAGAGCCGTTGTTAGAGCCACGATTTTCCATGGAAGTAAGGCCTTTGCTGTCCAAGAAGGTTACGCTGGTTTAGTCAAAGGTGGCCCCGAATACATTAAGGAAATGAACTGGCAAGACGTCAGAGGTTTCCTTGCTGAAGGGGGTACCAATATTGGTACTGCCAGATGTATGGAATTTAAGGAACGTTGGGGTAGATTGAAAGGGTGtaagaatttgattgatgCTGGAATCGATGGGTTGATTGTGTGTGGTGGTGACGGGTCTTTAACCGGTGCCGATTTATTCAGACACGAATGGCCTTCATTGattcaagaattaaaagataAAGGTGAAATCACCAATGAACAATTTGAGAGACACAAACACTTGTACATTTGTGGTATGGTGGGTTccattgataatgatatgGCCATGACTGACGCAACAATTGGTGGTTACTCAGCATTAGAAAGAATTTGTCGTGCTATTGATTACATTGATGCCACAGCCAACTCCCATTCGCGTgcctttgttgttgaagtcATGGGTAGACATTGTGGTTGGTTAGCCTTGATGGCCGGTATTGCTACCAGTGCTGATTATATTTTCATTCCAGAAAAACCTGCTTCCTCAAAGGATTGGGAAGATCAAATGTGCGACATTGTTGGTAAACATAGAGCTCAAGGTAAAAGAAAGAccattgttattgttgctGAAGGGGCTATTACTTCTGATTTGAAACCAATCACATCTGATCAAGTTAAAGATGTTTTAGTCGACCGATTAGGTTTGGACACCAGAATCACCGTGTTGGGACATGTTCAAAGAGGTGGTACTGCTGTGGCTTTTGATAGGACCTTAGCTACTTTGCAAGGGGTTGAAGCAGTTAAAGCCATTTTGGAATTAACTCCCGATGTTCCATCTCCATTGATCGccattgatgaaaataagATTTGTCGTCGTCCATTGGTTGAAGCTGTCAGAATCACCAAATCCGTGGCTTCAGCTATCGAAGCTAAGGATTTCGAAAAAGCAATGTCTTTAAGAGATCACGAATTCAAAGAACATTTGGCTAATTTCATGGCCATGAATACTGCCAATCACGAAAAACCAACTTTGCCTCTTGAAAAACGTAAGAAGATTGCCATTATTAACATAGGTGCTCCCGCTGGTGGTATGAATTCTGCTGTTTATGCTATGGCTACTTATTGTATGTCTCGTGGTCACACTCCATATGCTATTCACAATGGGTTTGCTGGTTTAGCAAGACACGAATCAGTTAAACTGATTGAATGGATTGACATTGAAGGATGGAATAGTATTGGGGGATCAGAAATTGGTACCAACAGACAAACCCCTGAAGAAACTGACATTGGTATGATTGCccattattttgaaaaataccAGTTTGACGGGTTAATTATTGTTGGAGGTTTTGAAGCATTTGTTTCTTTAGAGCAATTGGAAAAATCAAGAGCTATGTATCCATCTTTCAGAATTCCTATGGTTTTAATCCCTGCCACCATTTCGAATAATGTTCCTGGTACCGAATATTCTTTAGGGTCCGATACTTGTTTGAATTCATTAATGGAATATTGTGACATTGTTAAACAATCAGCATCAGCCACCAGAGGTACCGCATTCATTATTGATGTTCAAGGAGGTAATTCTGGATACATTGCCACGTTTGCATCATTAATCAGTGGGGCACAAGCATCCTACGTTCCAGAAGAAGGTATTTCATTACAGCAGTTGGAAATGGACATCAATTCGTTGAGAGAAGCATTTGCTGTGGAACAAGGAATGACAAAGAGTGGTAAATTGATCATCAAGTCGAGTAATGCATCTAAAGTACTAACCCCAAACACATTGGCAGACATATTCAATGATGAATGTCATGGAGACTTTGACACCAAAACCGCTATTCCAGGACATGTTCAACAAGGTGGATTGCCTTCACCAATAGATAGAAGCAGAGGTGATAGATTTGCCATTAGAGCTGTTCAATTCATTGAGGATCACTGTGACGTTTTGACTCCATACAGATACGAATTGGATTTCCCTGTTGATGACAAGAAGATCTTAAACACAGCTGCTGTATTAGGTATTAAGTCTTCCCGTTTGAAATTCACTTCTATCAGAcatttgtttgatttcGAAACTGAATTAGGCAGAAGAATGCCAAAGACCATTTACTGGAACTCTATTAGAGATATTGCTGATCAATTAGTCGGTCGAACAAGACTTGATAAGCCATAA
- a CDS encoding chromatin remodeling complexes component, putative (Similar to S. cerevisiae RVB2), with protein MATNTITTTKVTTTTTDVTGLSLIAAHSHISGLGLDDNLQPKENAQGMVGQLSARKAAGVILKMVEAGKIAGRAVLIAGPPSTGKTAIAMGLSQSLGNQVPFTALAASEVFSLELSKTEALTQAFRKSIGIKIKEETEIIEGEVVEIQIDRTITGGHKQGKLTIKTTDMETIYELGNKMIEGLTKEKVLAGDVISIDKASGKITKLGRSFTRARDYDAMGPETKFVQCPEGELQKRKEVVHTISLHEIDVINSRQQGFLALFSGDTGEIRPEVRDQINTKVAEWKEEGKAEIVPGVLFIDEVHMLDIECFSFINRALEDEFSPIVIMATNRGVSRIRGTDYKSPHGMPMDLLDRSITIHTTSYTADEIRTILSIRATEEEVELSGDALALLTKIGQETSLRYAANLISVSQQIALKKKNNAVDLQDIKRAYMLFLDSDRSVQYLEENADQYIDDYGRVTIGQESAGESSQPEVKQPEVAQPDSNQPQPQPEDDKMETD; from the coding sequence ATGGCAACAAATACTATTACCACTACTAAAGTGACAACTACCACCACAGATGTCACTGGCTTATCATTAATTGCCGCACATTCTCATATATCAGGACTAGGATTGGATGATAATTTACAACCGAAGGAAAACGCTCAAGGAATGGTTGGTCAATTATCTGCCCGTAAAGCAGCTGGAGTCATTTTAAAAATGGTTGAAGCCGGGAAAATTGCTGGAAGAGCAGTGTTAATTGCTGGACCTCCATCGACTGGTAAAACTGCCATCGCTATGGGGTTATCACAGAGCTTGGGTAATCAAGTGCCATTCACTGCTTTAGCAGCTTCAGAAGTTTTTTCATTAGAATTATCGAAAACTGAGGCATTAACCCAAGCTTTCCgtaaatcaattggaatCAAAATAAAGGAAGAAACGGAAATCATTGAAGGGGAAGTCGTCGAAATTCAGATCGATAGAACAATCACTGGTGGTCACAAGCAAGGGAAATTGACTATTAAAACCACCGATATGGAAACCATTTATGAATTGGGTAATAAGATGATCGAAGGATtaaccaaagaaaaagttttaGCTGGTGATGTCATCTCCATTGATAAGGCATCGGGTAAAATCACTAAATTGGGAAGATCATTTACCAGAGCCAGAGATTATGATGCCATGGGACCAGAAACCAAGTTTGTTCAATGTCCTGAAGGCGAATTacagaaaagaaaggaagTTGTCCACACTATTTCTTTGCACGAAATTGATGTTATAAATTCTAGACAACAAGGGTTCTTGGCATTGTTTTCTGGGGATACTGGTGAAATTAGACCAGAAGTACGTGACCAAATTAATACCAAAGTTGCCGAGTGGAAGGAAGAAGGTAAGGCCGAAATTGTTCCTGGGGTTTTGTTTATCGATGAGGTTCACATGTTAGATATTGAatgtttttcatttatcaATCGAGCATTAGAAGATGAATTTTCTCCTATTGTTATTATGGCCACCAATAGAGGCGTTTCTCGTATTAGAGGCACTGATTATAAATCACCACATGGTATGCCTATGGATTTATTGGATAGATCAATAACTATTCATACCACATCTTATACTGCTGACGAAATTAGAACCATTTTATCCATAAGAGcaactgaagaagaagtggAATTATCAGGCGATGCATTGGCTTTGTTGACTAAAATTGGGCAAGAAACCAGCTTGAGGTATGCCGCTAATTTGATTTCGGTATCACAACAAATTGccttgaaaaagaaaaacaatgCTGTCGATCTACAAGATATCAAGCGGGCATATATGTTGTTTTTGGATTCTGATAGATCAGTGCAATATTTGGAAGAAAATGCTGATCAATACATTGATGATTATGGACGAGTTACTATTGGTCAAGAAAGTGCAGGTGAATCATCCCAACCAGAAGTAAAACAACCAGAAGTAGCCCAACCAGACTCAAACCAACCACAGCCTCAACCAGAAGATGATAAAATGGAAACAGATTAA
- a CDS encoding proteolipid protein, putative (Similar to S. cerevisiae VMA11), which produces MSETLGDEYYPSFAPFLGFAGCAAAMMLSCAGAAIGTAKSGIGIAGIGTFKPELIMKSLIPVVMSGILSVYGLVVSVLIAGGLSPQENYSLFNGCMHLACGLAVGFACLASGYAIGIVGDEGVRQFMHQPRLFVGIVLILIFAEVLGLYGMIIALILNTKGSG; this is translated from the coding sequence ATGTCAGAAACATTGGGAGACGAATATTACCCATCATTTGCCCCATTTTTAGGATTTGCTGGCTGTGCTGCTGCCATGATGTTATCCTGTGCAGGAGCTGCTATAGGTACAGCAAAATCAGGAATTGGTATTGCCGGTATTGGTACTTTTAAACCAGAATTGATTatgaaatcattgattCCCGTGGTCATGTCGGGTATTTTGTCAGTGTATGGATTAGTAGTTTCAGTATTGATTGCTGGTGGATTATCGCCACAAGAGaattattcattattcAATGGATGCATGCATTTAGCCTGTGGGTTAGCTGTGGGGTTTGCTTGTCTTGCCTCAGGTTATGCCATTGGAATTGTTGGTGACGAAGGGGTGAGACAATTTATGCACCAACCCCGTTTATTTGTTGGAATTGTGTTGATATTAATTTTCGCTGAAGTCTTGGGATTATATGGAATGATTATTGCCTTGATTTTGAATACTAAGGGGAGTGGTTAA
- a CDS encoding kinetochore complex subunit, putative (Similar to S. cerevisiae NSL1), whose amino-acid sequence MDFQSDYEKIDLSKQDFQYVFNNILQAIMAKLNLHLPAAQNDPLKEQVSTILEEFLINTFDNSKYSILADGLDLQNVSIHDILSLKTLENVEKIDSEITLKLRKIFQEFEQETVDVTKLRRDLPKQASEVYSDIIKQTDGEVSEIISMIEQQSQEYQKEQQVNNDDGFEKIIESMDFPQINQNYTDHLQLLNETNKNLPSLKIEFEKYNKTVQFLEDAYQQQLKEMEG is encoded by the coding sequence ATGGATTTTCAAAGTGATTACgagaaaattgatttatcaaaacaaGACTTTCAATACGtgtttaataatatacTACAGGCCATCATGGCAAAATTGAATCTTCATCTACCGGCAGCACAGAATGATCCTTTAAAAGAGCAAGTTTCTACGATACTAGAAGagtttttaattaatactTTTGATAATTCCAAGTACTCTATATTGGCTGATGGGCTAGATTTGCAAAACGTTCTGATTCATGATATTTTATCTTTGAAAACATTAGAAAATGTTGAGAAAATAGATTCCGAAATAACATTGAAATTGAGGAAAATCTTCCAAGAATTTGAACAAGAAACTGTTGATGTGACCAAATTACGACGAGATTTGCCTAAGCAGGCAAGCGAAGTGTACAGTGacattattaaacaaacaGATGGTGAAGTTTCAGAAATCATAAGCATGATCGAACAACAAAGTCAAGAATATCAAAAGGAACAACAAGTCAATAATGATGAcggatttgaaaaaatcattgaGAGTATGGACTTTCCACAGATCAATCAGAATTATACTGACCATCTACAATTGTTGaatgaaacaaacaaaaatttaccaagtttgaaaattgagtttgaaaaatataacaAAACAGTACAGTTTTTAGAAGATGCTTACCAACAGCAGTTGAAAGAAATGGAAGGATAG